One Salmo salar chromosome ssa01, Ssal_v3.1, whole genome shotgun sequence DNA window includes the following coding sequences:
- the LOC106570653 gene encoding nuclear apoptosis-inducing factor 1, with amino-acid sequence MASNTKKRKMNFSEREVEIIVEEIEKQKHTLVNHFNAGVTHIAKNNAWIEILKKVNAVTTCPRELAEVKKKWSDMKTEVRRKVAQARAAIEETTTDCTPVPVILTAMQQRICNLLGEATIISLPTGDPDAEITLPVTMSSATTVTLTESLQTASASCEETKLDAETTYHTLEEGGVVEYCTTTEATPTVVTAVESHPVEMLTSVSSSPPHSQAKPQELKSRIALNSARLLQEQRVTNVHVRQIAQHLEGQNELLQMIRRSQEAQAYAQERQAQALEGTQAALLALVQMMRPALKDLRKFLQSGTDNSNNSSGAAAEGSEQRPKTPPPQPADEG; translated from the exons ATGGCATCGAATaccaaaaaaagaaaaatgaaTTTTTCAGAGCGGGAGGTCGAAATTATTGTGGAGGAAATAGAGAAACAAAAGCACACACTCGTTAACCACTTCAATGCTGGAGTCACTCACATAGCAAAGAATAACGCGTGGATAGAAATTCTGAAGAAGGTGAACGCTGTAACAACATGCCCAAGAGAGTTGGCTGAAGTCAAGAAGAAGTGGTCGGATATGAAGACCGAGGTGAGGCGCAAAGTGGCCCAGGCTAGGGCGGCAATTGAGGAGACCACTACCGACTGCACTCCGGTTCCCGTCATCCTCACTGCTATGCAGCAGCGTATTTGTAACCTTTTGGGAGAGGCGACTATCATCAGTTTACCTACTGGAGACCCAGATGCTGAGATAACTTTACCTGTTACTATGAGTTCAGCCACCACCGTGACACTCACAGAGA GCCTTCAGACAGCTTCAGCATCATGCGAGGAGACTAAATTAGATG CCGAGACCACATACCACACACTGGAGGAAGGCGGTGTGGTGGAGTACTGCACCACCACTGAAGCCACGCCCACCGTGGTGACCGCTGTGGAGTCGCATCCGGTGGAGATGCTGACGTCAGTGTCGTCTTCTCCGCCACACAGCCAGGCCAAGCCCCAGGAGCTGAAGAGCCGCATCGCCCTTAACTCAGCCCGGCTCCTCCAAGAACAGCGGGTCACCAATGTGCACGTGAGGCAGATTGCCCAGCACCTGGAGGGCCAGAACGAGCTGCTGCAGATGATCCGGAGGTCCCAGGAAGCGCAGGCCTACGCCCAGGAGAGGCAGGCCCAGGCCCTGGAGGGAACCCAGGCAGCCCTGCTGGCCCTGGTTCAGATGATGAGGCCTGCTCTCAAGGACCTAAGGAAGTTCCTGCAGAGCGGGACTGACAACTCCAACAACAGCTCTGGGGCTGCTGCAGAGGGTTCAGAACAGAGGCCCAAGACCCCGCCTCCACAGCCAGCAGACGAAGGCTAA